A single window of Leptolyngbya ohadii IS1 DNA harbors:
- a CDS encoding MgtC/SapB family protein produces MQGIAATESSSAYLPLSFQELLFRLTIALILGAIIGLERQIRRKSAGLRTYMLTCLGTAFLVLVPIQAGMAVQDFGGISRIMQGTITGIGFIGGGTILHGNRNGNKEEMRAHGLTSAASIWVSCGLGFAAGFGLWELGLIGAVLTWFILDIVKRVEPHPEHD; encoded by the coding sequence ATGCAGGGAATCGCTGCAACAGAGTCATCCTCCGCCTATCTTCCCCTCAGCTTTCAAGAACTGCTGTTTCGTTTGACGATCGCGCTTATTCTAGGAGCGATCATAGGACTGGAGCGACAGATTCGCCGCAAGTCTGCTGGGCTCAGAACCTACATGTTGACCTGCCTGGGAACAGCGTTTCTGGTACTTGTGCCGATTCAAGCAGGCATGGCAGTGCAGGATTTTGGGGGAATTAGCCGGATTATGCAGGGGACAATCACGGGAATTGGATTCATCGGCGGCGGCACGATTCTTCACGGCAATCGCAACGGAAACAAGGAAGAAATGCGCGCCCACGGTTTAACCAGTGCAGCTTCGATCTGGGTATCCTGTGGCTTAGGCTTTGCGGCAGGGTTTGGACTCTGGGAACTGGGCTTAATTGGTGCAGTCCTGACCTGGTTCATTCTGGACATTGTGAAGCGAGTTGAACCCCATCCCGAACATGATTAG
- a CDS encoding DUF4112 domain-containing protein yields MNNLDRLATLNRIRTFSRLMDSAFRIPGTPFRIGWDPIIGLIPGLGDAIDTGISAYIILMAARFGLPRSVLGWMIFNVGLEAIVGSVPLVGDLFDAFFKSNIRNLVLLERHLQIADPELSEQDDLNLDSVSAIEEKVPVGAPR; encoded by the coding sequence ATGAACAACCTCGATCGCCTTGCCACGCTGAATCGAATTCGGACATTTAGCCGTCTGATGGACAGTGCTTTTCGGATTCCGGGCACGCCCTTTCGCATTGGTTGGGACCCCATTATCGGTTTGATTCCGGGATTGGGCGACGCGATCGATACGGGCATTTCTGCTTACATTATTCTCATGGCGGCTCGCTTTGGTTTACCGCGATCGGTTCTGGGCTGGATGATTTTTAATGTGGGTCTGGAAGCGATCGTCGGTTCTGTGCCGCTGGTGGGCGACCTGTTCGATGCTTTCTTCAAGTCCAATATCCGCAACCTGGTACTGCTGGAACGCCATCTGCAAATTGCTGACCCCGAACTCAGCGAACAGGATGATCTAAACCTGGACAGTGTCAGCGCGATCGAAGAGAAAGTCCCTGTCGGAGCTCCCCGATAA
- a CDS encoding LmeA family phospholipid-binding protein: MIGEPDFGEQAISKVAEVGISSQLDDVENLDVDIRTNPIQMMQGKVDSVTIAGEGAVMKEDLRVESFELRTGTIAINPGGVLFGKIELTQPADANAKFVLHEDDLNRAFSSDFLRDKLQNLEIQADGKTVPFDITNAKIDLLDEQRLELEADVLLKETNETHHFKTIAKPKVQAQGQRIGLEILSTEAEGLSPELTDALCSTMMEFLDLRNFSLEGMSLTLQQLKMDADRLTLHTTTTIEEFPSA, from the coding sequence ATGATCGGCGAACCGGATTTTGGAGAACAGGCAATTAGCAAAGTTGCGGAGGTGGGAATTTCCAGTCAGCTTGATGATGTTGAGAATCTGGATGTGGATATCCGGACGAATCCAATTCAGATGATGCAGGGTAAAGTCGATTCCGTCACGATCGCCGGAGAAGGGGCAGTGATGAAGGAAGACTTGCGCGTAGAGTCTTTTGAACTTAGAACAGGGACGATCGCGATTAATCCGGGCGGTGTTCTGTTCGGCAAAATCGAGCTAACCCAGCCTGCGGACGCGAATGCCAAATTTGTTCTGCACGAAGATGATTTGAACCGTGCCTTTAGCTCGGATTTTCTGCGGGATAAGCTACAAAATTTAGAAATTCAGGCGGATGGGAAGACGGTTCCCTTTGACATTACAAACGCGAAAATTGATTTGCTTGATGAACAAAGGCTAGAGCTAGAAGCAGACGTTTTGCTGAAGGAAACGAACGAAACTCATCACTTTAAGACGATCGCGAAACCCAAGGTTCAGGCTCAGGGGCAGCGAATCGGGCTGGAAATTTTATCCACCGAAGCAGAAGGACTCTCCCCCGAATTAACCGATGCTTTATGTAGCACCATGATGGAGTTTCTCGATCTGCGAAATTTCAGCCTGGAGGGGATGTCGCTCACGCTTCAGCAGCTCAAGATGGATGCCGATCGCCTGACGCTGCATACGACAACGACGATCGAGGAATTTCCCTCTGCCTGA
- a CDS encoding low molecular weight protein-tyrosine-phosphatase — translation MTQTGMTQTEKVQQPYKLLFVCLGNICRSPSAENIMNYLIRQRGLQDQIVCDSAGTSSYHIGSPPDRRMTAAAAKRGIVLEGRARQFKPHDLERFDLILAMDKDNYADILALDPAGKYHDRVKLMCDFCRHHPDREVPDPYYGGESGFNYVIDLLLDACEGLLDQVLSQKSQS, via the coding sequence ATGACTCAAACAGGAATGACTCAAACGGAAAAGGTTCAACAGCCCTACAAGCTTCTGTTCGTTTGCCTGGGAAATATTTGCCGATCGCCCTCCGCCGAAAACATCATGAATTACCTGATTCGGCAGCGAGGACTTCAGGATCAAATTGTCTGCGATTCTGCCGGAACGTCGAGCTATCACATCGGTAGCCCTCCCGATCGCCGCATGACTGCTGCCGCTGCCAAAAGAGGGATTGTGCTGGAAGGACGCGCCCGCCAGTTTAAGCCCCATGACCTAGAACGGTTTGACCTGATTCTGGCAATGGACAAAGACAACTACGCCGATATTCTTGCCCTCGACCCCGCAGGCAAGTATCACGATCGGGTGAAGCTCATGTGCGACTTTTGCCGCCATCACCCAGATCGCGAAGTGCCAGACCCCTACTACGGCGGCGAATCTGGCTTTAACTACGTGATCGACTTACTGCTGGATGCCTGCGAAGGACTGCTCGATCAGGTTCTATCTCAAAAGTCTCAAAGCTAA
- a CDS encoding transposase family protein, producing MEGAAGGCGRGRNRTPEKKQKRYYSGKQKCHTLKAQLLVDFDTGQVIATATDKGKTHDFKLLKRSRLPFVSSQLCLADRGYQGFAKRHAGACTPTKKPRKQPLAPDEKQHNRALAKLRVRVEHVIRRFKVFRIFSGRYRNRRRRFGLRLNLIAGLLNYELAHPS from the coding sequence ATGGAAGGTGCTGCTGGTGGATGTGGGCGAGGTCGAAATCGAACGCCCGAAAAAAAACAGAAACGCTACTACAGTGGCAAGCAAAAATGCCATACGCTGAAGGCGCAACTGCTGGTGGATTTTGACACGGGGCAAGTGATTGCCACCGCCACTGACAAAGGCAAGACCCATGACTTCAAACTGCTCAAGCGCAGCCGTTTACCCTTTGTTTCATCGCAGTTATGTTTAGCCGACCGAGGGTATCAGGGGTTTGCCAAGCGTCACGCGGGGGCTTGTACGCCCACCAAGAAGCCGCGCAAGCAGCCATTAGCTCCAGACGAAAAGCAGCATAATCGGGCATTAGCCAAACTGCGGGTGCGAGTCGAGCATGTGATTCGTCGCTTCAAGGTGTTTCGCATCTTCTCAGGACGCTACCGCAATCGAAGGCGGCGATTTGGCTTGCGCTTGAACTTGATTGCGGGACTGCTCAACTACGAACTGGCACATCCCTCCTGA
- the miaB gene encoding tRNA (N6-isopentenyl adenosine(37)-C2)-methylthiotransferase MiaB, with translation MTDSQRRYHITTFGCQMNKADSERMAGILEDMGFEWSESPDDANVILYNTCTIRDNAEQKVYSYLGKQAKRKHEQPDLTLIVAGCVAQQEGESLLRRVPELDLVMGPQHANRLQDLLEQVFSGNQVVATEPVHIFEDITKPRRDSAVTAWVNVIYGCNERCTYCVVPNVRGVEQSRTPEAIRAEMEELGRQGYKEVTLLGQNIDAYGRDLPGATADGRHLHTLTDLLYFVHDIPGIDRLRFATSHPRYFTERLIRACAELPKVCEHFHIPFQSGDNEVLKAMSRGYTHEKYRRIIDTIRRYMPDAAISADAIVGFPGETEAQFENTLKLVEDIGFDQLNTAAYSPRPGTPAALWDNQLPEDVKADRLQRLNHLVATKAAERSLRYAGRIEEVLVEEVNPKNPAQVMGRTRGNRLTFFEGNLEQLRGQTVKVKITEVRAFSLTGEIVIEGERVGNAEVACV, from the coding sequence ATGACTGACTCTCAGCGTCGCTATCACATCACCACCTTTGGCTGTCAGATGAACAAAGCTGACTCCGAGCGGATGGCAGGCATCCTTGAAGACATGGGGTTTGAGTGGTCAGAGTCTCCCGACGACGCAAACGTTATTCTCTACAACACCTGCACCATTCGCGACAACGCCGAACAAAAGGTTTACTCCTATCTGGGCAAGCAGGCAAAGCGGAAGCACGAACAGCCCGATCTGACGCTGATTGTGGCTGGCTGTGTGGCGCAGCAGGAGGGCGAATCCTTATTGCGTCGTGTTCCGGAGCTGGATCTGGTGATGGGTCCGCAGCACGCCAATCGATTGCAAGACTTGCTGGAGCAGGTCTTTTCGGGAAATCAGGTAGTCGCCACAGAGCCAGTTCATATCTTTGAAGACATCACCAAGCCGCGCCGCGACAGTGCCGTAACCGCCTGGGTTAACGTCATCTATGGCTGCAACGAACGCTGTACCTACTGCGTGGTTCCCAATGTGCGAGGAGTTGAGCAATCCCGGACACCGGAGGCAATTCGGGCAGAAATGGAGGAACTGGGACGGCAGGGCTACAAGGAAGTGACGCTGCTGGGGCAAAATATCGACGCCTATGGACGGGATTTACCCGGCGCAACAGCAGACGGACGACACCTGCACACCCTGACCGATTTGCTGTACTTCGTGCATGACATACCGGGAATCGATCGCCTCCGGTTTGCCACCAGCCATCCCCGCTATTTTACCGAACGACTGATTCGCGCCTGTGCGGAGCTGCCAAAAGTCTGCGAACATTTCCACATTCCGTTTCAGTCCGGCGATAACGAAGTTCTCAAGGCAATGTCGCGCGGCTATACCCACGAAAAGTACCGCCGCATCATCGACACCATTCGTCGCTATATGCCCGATGCTGCTATCAGTGCGGATGCGATCGTCGGTTTCCCTGGCGAAACGGAAGCTCAGTTTGAGAACACGCTGAAGCTCGTAGAGGATATAGGTTTCGATCAGCTCAACACCGCTGCCTACTCTCCCCGCCCCGGCACACCCGCCGCCTTGTGGGACAATCAATTGCCCGAAGACGTGAAAGCCGATCGCCTGCAACGGTTGAATCATCTCGTGGCAACTAAAGCCGCTGAACGATCGCTACGCTATGCCGGACGCATTGAAGAAGTCCTGGTGGAGGAAGTGAATCCTAAGAATCCGGCTCAGGTGATGGGACGGACGCGCGGCAATCGGCTCACTTTCTTTGAGGGCAACCTGGAGCAGCTCCGGGGTCAGACGGTGAAAGTGAAAATTACCGAAGTCCGGGCGTTTAGCCTTACGGGAGAGATTGTGATTGAGGGCGAGCGGGTGGGGAATGCTGAGGTGGCTTGTGTTTAG
- a CDS encoding vitamin K epoxide reductase family protein, with protein sequence MNITELSPTQLSEEMRTSNHPDMVRRRWIIGLSMVGSTMAQVVSMYQTGILKGLPDPPVPGFDSDRVDASEYAYSRLQTADGFMMLANYAITGWLAGAGGANRAEQNPLLPIAMSAKTMIDTVASLELAREEWSENKAFCAYCQVATLCSAASVVLSLPEAMRAAQVLLDRNEAKKSNL encoded by the coding sequence ATGAATATTACTGAACTTAGCCCGACTCAACTGAGTGAAGAAATGCGGACGAGTAACCACCCGGATATGGTGCGTCGTCGCTGGATTATCGGTTTGTCGATGGTTGGCTCCACGATGGCGCAAGTCGTTTCGATGTACCAGACCGGAATCCTCAAAGGCTTGCCCGATCCGCCTGTTCCCGGCTTCGACTCCGATCGCGTGGATGCCTCTGAGTATGCCTATAGTCGGCTTCAAACCGCAGACGGCTTTATGATGCTGGCAAACTATGCGATTACGGGCTGGCTGGCGGGTGCAGGCGGTGCAAATCGCGCAGAACAAAATCCGCTTTTGCCGATCGCCATGTCTGCGAAGACAATGATTGACACCGTTGCTTCTCTGGAGCTTGCCCGTGAAGAGTGGAGCGAAAATAAGGCATTCTGCGCCTACTGCCAGGTAGCAACCCTCTGTTCCGCCGCTTCCGTTGTGCTATCCCTACCTGAAGCCATGAGGGCAGCGCAGGTCTTACTCGATCGAAATGAGGCAAAGAAGTCGAATCTGTAA
- the ahcY gene encoding adenosylhomocysteinase produces the protein MTTATQVKNDVKDLSLAPLGKQRIEWAGREMPVLKQIQEQFAKDKPFAGLRLVACCHVTTETAHLAIALKNGGADALLIASNPLSTQDDVAASLVADYGISVFAIKGEDNDTYHRHVRTALDHRPNIIIDDGSDVVATLIQERQEQLADLIGTTEETTTGIVRLRAMLRDGVLTFPAMNVNDADTKHFFDNRYGTGQSTLDGIIRATNILLAGKTIVVAGYGWCGKGTALRARGMGANVIVTEIDPIRAIEAVMDGFRVMPMDEAAAQGDIFVTVTGNKHVIRGEHFAAMKDGAIVCNSGHFDIEIDLKALQGMAKEVKVVRNFTEEYRLNSGKSVIVLGEGRLVNLAAAEGHPSAVMDMSFANQALACEYLVKNKGNLEPGIHSIPTEVDQEIARLKLQAMGIFIDALTPEQTEYINSWTSGT, from the coding sequence ATGACAACAGCAACTCAGGTCAAGAACGACGTTAAAGATTTATCCCTCGCTCCCTTAGGTAAGCAGAGAATTGAATGGGCAGGACGTGAAATGCCCGTACTGAAGCAGATCCAGGAGCAGTTTGCCAAAGACAAGCCTTTCGCCGGACTTCGACTGGTTGCCTGCTGCCATGTCACCACGGAAACGGCTCACCTGGCGATCGCCCTCAAGAACGGCGGCGCGGATGCCCTCCTGATTGCCAGCAACCCCCTGTCTACTCAAGATGATGTGGCGGCAAGTCTGGTTGCGGACTACGGCATTTCCGTCTTTGCGATTAAGGGAGAGGACAACGACACCTACCATCGCCACGTGCGGACTGCCCTCGACCATCGCCCTAATATCATCATTGATGACGGCAGCGACGTAGTAGCTACCCTGATTCAGGAACGCCAGGAGCAATTGGCTGACCTGATCGGGACGACGGAAGAAACCACCACCGGAATTGTGCGTCTGCGTGCCATGCTGCGCGATGGGGTGCTGACCTTCCCGGCGATGAACGTGAACGACGCGGATACCAAGCACTTCTTCGATAACCGCTACGGTACGGGGCAATCCACGCTGGATGGCATTATTCGCGCCACCAATATCCTGCTGGCAGGCAAAACAATCGTCGTCGCAGGCTACGGCTGGTGCGGTAAGGGGACGGCACTGCGGGCACGTGGCATGGGTGCAAACGTGATCGTGACGGAAATTGATCCGATTCGGGCGATCGAAGCAGTCATGGACGGCTTCCGGGTGATGCCGATGGACGAGGCTGCGGCTCAGGGCGATATTTTCGTTACCGTAACGGGGAACAAGCACGTCATCCGGGGCGAGCATTTTGCTGCCATGAAGGATGGGGCGATCGTCTGTAACTCTGGTCACTTCGATATTGAGATCGATCTGAAGGCGCTTCAGGGCATGGCGAAGGAAGTGAAGGTGGTTCGTAACTTCACGGAAGAATATCGCCTGAACAGCGGCAAGTCGGTAATCGTGCTGGGCGAAGGTCGTCTGGTTAACCTGGCGGCGGCAGAAGGACATCCCAGTGCGGTGATGGACATGAGCTTTGCAAACCAGGCACTTGCCTGCGAATATCTGGTCAAGAACAAGGGCAATCTGGAGCCGGGCATCCACTCGATTCCGACCGAAGTGGATCAGGAAATTGCGCGGCTGAAGCTTCAGGCAATGGGCATCTTCATCGATGCGCTCACGCCGGAGCAAACTGAGTACATTAACTCCTGGACATCCGGAACCTAA
- a CDS encoding GNAT family N-acetyltransferase, whose product MGQEWGWGDYTISTSRDRLDLKVIHGFLTESYWAKGRSLETVEKSIEHSQPFGLYSNQTGEQIGFARAITDYTTFAYLADVFVLQPFRGQGLGRWLVQTVLESPELRSIPRWRLVTQDAQALYQQIGFTSLRSPDQHMEKLIGEANQDSLET is encoded by the coding sequence TTGGGACAGGAATGGGGTTGGGGGGACTATACGATTAGTACGAGTCGCGATCGCCTTGACTTAAAAGTAATTCACGGGTTTTTGACAGAATCCTACTGGGCAAAGGGACGATCGCTGGAAACGGTGGAGAAGTCGATCGAGCATTCGCAGCCGTTTGGGCTGTACTCGAATCAGACCGGGGAGCAAATTGGGTTTGCCAGAGCGATTACTGACTACACGACCTTTGCCTACCTTGCGGACGTATTTGTGCTGCAACCCTTTCGCGGACAGGGCTTAGGACGCTGGCTGGTGCAAACTGTTCTGGAATCTCCTGAACTTCGATCGATTCCCCGCTGGCGACTGGTCACTCAAGATGCTCAGGCTCTCTACCAGCAAATAGGCTTCACTTCTCTCCGATCTCCCGATCAGCACATGGAAAAATTAATCGGAGAAGCCAATCAAGATTCACTCGAAACGTGA
- a CDS encoding DUF2231 domain-containing protein, protein MTQTPDIPPVIESHESEYRDSGIVSTVAIAGHPLHPLLVTFPIALLSSVFLTDVAYWFTGDSFWARASIWLIGAGFISGLVAAATGMSDFLRINRVRKRRAGWIHMIGNIALLALTLVNWLIRLGDNYTSAILPIGIIISTIVAGALAITGWYGAELIYRHKVAVIGYNSRHE, encoded by the coding sequence ATGACCCAAACTCCTGATATTCCCCCTGTAATTGAAAGTCATGAAAGCGAATATCGCGATAGTGGCATTGTCAGCACTGTTGCAATTGCAGGGCATCCGCTTCATCCATTGCTTGTCACGTTTCCGATCGCTCTGCTGAGTTCAGTTTTTCTGACAGATGTGGCTTACTGGTTCACGGGCGATAGCTTCTGGGCAAGGGCTTCAATCTGGTTAATTGGGGCAGGCTTTATCAGTGGACTCGTTGCAGCCGCTACCGGAATGTCTGACTTCTTGCGGATTAATCGCGTTCGCAAGCGTCGGGCAGGCTGGATTCACATGATAGGCAATATTGCGCTGCTGGCATTGACTCTGGTGAACTGGCTGATCCGTTTAGGCGATAACTACACGAGTGCAATTTTGCCGATCGGAATTATTATTTCGACGATCGTGGCAGGTGCTTTGGCGATTACGGGCTGGTATGGAGCAGAGCTAATTTATCGTCATAAAGTTGCCGTGATTGGATACAACAGCCGCCACGAATAA
- a CDS encoding transposase family protein encodes MPYRELERLSAGEFKRLCGVSRQTFDEMVEELRPHLERQGKRGGQNKLSVEDQLLVALEYWREYRTQFHIGTSWGMHETTVGRIIRKVEDILVKCGKFRLPSQRQLYQPGWEWKVLLVDVGEVEIERPKKNRNATTVASKNAIR; translated from the coding sequence ATGCCCTACCGAGAACTGGAACGCCTGAGTGCCGGAGAATTCAAGCGATTGTGCGGCGTAAGCCGTCAGACTTTCGACGAAATGGTCGAGGAGTTGCGTCCCCACCTGGAACGCCAGGGCAAGCGAGGCGGACAAAACAAGCTGAGTGTAGAAGACCAACTGCTGGTGGCATTGGAATATTGGCGGGAGTATCGCACCCAATTTCACATCGGCACGAGTTGGGGGATGCATGAAACGACAGTAGGGCGCATCATCAGGAAAGTCGAAGACATCCTCGTCAAATGCGGCAAGTTTCGCTTACCGAGCCAGCGGCAGTTGTACCAACCGGGCTGGGAATGGAAGGTGCTGCTGGTGGATGTGGGCGAGGTCGAAATCGAACGCCCGAAAAAAAACAGAAACGCTACTACAGTGGCAAGCAAAAATGCCATACGCTGA
- a CDS encoding flavin prenyltransferase UbiX yields MSNSSSPSLPLILGVTGASGLIYAVRALKFLLEADHAIELVASKSTYMVWQAEHQIRMPVEPVQQEQFWRQQAGVETGGKLRCHPWGDVGANIASGSFRTMGMVVMPCSMSTVGKLAAGLSADLLERAADVQLKEGRKLVIVPRETPFSLIHLRNLTTLTEAGARIVPAIPAWYHQPQTIEDLVDFVIARALDQFGLDCVPMKRWQGRGIGESEPIDL; encoded by the coding sequence GTGTCTAATTCTTCTTCACCTTCTCTACCGCTGATCCTGGGCGTAACAGGTGCATCGGGCTTGATCTACGCCGTGCGCGCCCTCAAGTTTCTCTTGGAGGCAGATCATGCGATCGAACTCGTTGCCTCGAAGTCTACCTATATGGTGTGGCAGGCGGAACATCAGATTCGGATGCCCGTCGAACCTGTGCAGCAGGAGCAGTTCTGGCGACAGCAGGCAGGCGTGGAAACGGGGGGTAAACTGCGCTGTCATCCCTGGGGCGATGTGGGAGCTAATATTGCCAGCGGATCGTTTCGCACAATGGGCATGGTGGTGATGCCTTGCAGCATGAGTACGGTCGGCAAACTCGCAGCTGGACTGAGTGCCGATTTACTGGAACGTGCCGCCGATGTGCAGCTAAAGGAAGGTCGCAAACTCGTGATTGTGCCGCGCGAAACGCCCTTCAGTCTGATTCACCTGCGGAATCTCACTACCTTAACGGAAGCCGGAGCCAGAATCGTGCCTGCCATTCCCGCTTGGTACCATCAGCCGCAGACGATCGAGGATCTGGTGGATTTTGTGATTGCCCGTGCCCTCGATCAGTTCGGGCTGGACTGTGTGCCGATGAAGCGATGGCAGGGAAGAGGCATTGGGGAAAGTGAGCCGATCGATCTCTAA
- a CDS encoding YihY/virulence factor BrkB family protein, whose translation MKIKTFWRILKETAIGWQTDKISLWAAALAYYTTFSLAPLLVLVIAIAGAVFGQEAVRGEIVGQIQGLVGQQGAEAIQAMLQNAYRAGSGGIFATIASIVTLLFGASGVFGQLQDALNAIWHVEPRPGAGVKNFLRDRFLSFAMILVIGFLLLVSLVLSAVLAGISAYIGHFFPALTALARVVNFLLSFGVIAVLFALIYKVLPDVKVPMRAVWVGSIITALLFNLGKYFLGSYLGSSGITSSYGAAASLAIVLIWVFYSVQILLTGAEFIKVYSQARGMRIRPTKQAVLVDR comes from the coding sequence ATGAAGATAAAGACATTTTGGAGAATTTTAAAAGAGACTGCGATCGGCTGGCAGACCGATAAAATTTCACTCTGGGCGGCAGCACTGGCTTATTACACGACCTTTTCCCTGGCGCCGCTGCTGGTACTGGTGATTGCGATCGCGGGAGCCGTGTTTGGGCAGGAAGCCGTGCGCGGAGAGATTGTTGGACAGATCCAGGGACTGGTAGGACAGCAGGGAGCCGAAGCGATTCAGGCAATGCTGCAAAATGCCTATCGTGCGGGTTCGGGCGGAATCTTTGCCACGATCGCCAGTATTGTCACGCTGTTGTTTGGTGCGTCCGGTGTGTTTGGTCAGCTTCAGGATGCACTCAATGCCATCTGGCACGTCGAACCTCGTCCGGGTGCGGGAGTGAAGAACTTTTTGCGCGATCGCTTTCTCTCCTTTGCAATGATTCTGGTGATCGGCTTTTTGCTGCTGGTGTCGCTGGTCTTGAGTGCGGTACTGGCGGGTATCAGTGCTTACATCGGTCATTTCTTCCCGGCTCTGACTGCGCTGGCTCGCGTGGTGAATTTCCTGCTGTCCTTTGGCGTGATCGCCGTTTTGTTTGCGCTTATTTACAAAGTTTTGCCAGATGTAAAAGTGCCGATGCGGGCAGTCTGGGTGGGTTCAATTATTACGGCACTGCTGTTCAACCTGGGTAAATATTTCCTGGGTTCCTATTTGGGCAGCAGCGGCATTACTTCGTCCTATGGGGCAGCGGCTTCCCTGGCGATCGTTCTAATCTGGGTGTTCTACTCGGTGCAAATTCTGCTGACAGGAGCTGAGTTTATTAAGGTCTACAGTCAGGCTCGTGGAATGCGAATTCGTCCAACCAAACAGGCAGTATTGGTCGATCGCTAG
- a CDS encoding DedA family protein — translation MAEWITNTMNSLGYVGIALLMFLENLFPPIPSELIMPLAGFTIAQGKMSFVPVILAGVIGTMLGAIPWYYLGKVLGEERIKGWIDRHGKWLGISSEEITKSQQWFYRHGTKAVFFGRLVPGIRTLISLPAGFSEMRLAPFLIFSTLGTVAWVMLLTYAGYLLGDNYTLVDEYLAPVSKIALGLIAVGAIVWFIRHRQAKKRA, via the coding sequence ATGGCTGAATGGATTACCAACACAATGAATTCGCTGGGCTACGTGGGAATTGCGCTGCTCATGTTTCTGGAAAATCTGTTTCCGCCGATTCCGTCTGAGCTGATCATGCCGCTGGCAGGGTTCACGATCGCCCAGGGCAAAATGAGCTTTGTGCCTGTGATTCTGGCGGGCGTGATCGGCACGATGCTGGGCGCAATTCCCTGGTATTACCTCGGTAAAGTCCTGGGGGAGGAGCGGATTAAGGGCTGGATCGATCGCCACGGCAAATGGCTAGGAATCTCCTCCGAAGAAATTACCAAGTCCCAGCAGTGGTTTTATCGGCATGGTACCAAGGCAGTCTTCTTTGGGCGGCTGGTTCCCGGCATCCGCACCCTGATTTCCCTCCCCGCCGGATTCAGCGAAATGCGGCTTGCTCCCTTCCTGATCTTCTCGACGCTGGGAACAGTGGCATGGGTCATGCTGCTCACCTATGCGGGGTATCTGCTGGGCGATAACTATACCCTGGTAGACGAGTATCTGGCTCCCGTCTCCAAGATTGCCCTGGGGCTAATTGCGGTCGGAGCGATCGTCTGGTTTATTCGCCATCGGCAGGCAAAGAAACGTGCTTAA
- a CDS encoding tetratricopeptide repeat protein, giving the protein MEPLPFTLWILVIGFIFAFGVGSMVRAYRGTGSLKLIFVDVIQPTPTPTLNEEAALEFEKGCTAFQEKQYRQAIAHFQQALRLDPTFAEAFHNCGRATANLNQVTEAIGELLKASDRYLEQDNQTGLDRVRQDLETLKTQSQPGANPAG; this is encoded by the coding sequence ATGGAACCCCTCCCCTTCACCCTCTGGATTCTTGTTATTGGATTTATCTTTGCCTTTGGCGTTGGCTCAATGGTGCGAGCATATCGTGGGACGGGGAGCCTGAAGCTAATTTTTGTGGACGTTATCCAGCCCACGCCGACGCCGACGCTCAACGAGGAAGCCGCCCTGGAATTTGAAAAAGGCTGTACGGCATTCCAGGAAAAGCAGTATCGGCAGGCGATCGCTCATTTCCAACAGGCACTTCGGCTTGATCCGACCTTTGCAGAGGCATTTCATAACTGCGGACGGGCAACGGCAAATTTAAATCAGGTCACAGAGGCGATCGGGGAATTGCTGAAGGCGAGCGATCGCTATCTGGAGCAGGATAATCAGACGGGGCTTGATCGGGTGCGGCAGGACTTGGAAACCCTGAAAACCCAGAGCCAGCCTGGAGCAAACCCCGCAGGGTAG